A stretch of Thermomicrobium roseum DSM 5159 DNA encodes these proteins:
- a CDS encoding dihydrodipicolinate synthase family protein, which produces MAFPRIGASDLRGIMAYPPTPAKPNAGDIDARDTVDLDETERMIKQLLQDGVDSIATNGTLGEMATLTLEEWKAFASVVVETVRAHDPDFPLFIGATTLNTRDTIDRMRFLRDIGAPGVLLGRPMWSEMTAKTMIRFYQDVAEAVPDLAICVYDNTAAFRGIIPTEVYEALSRIPQVVAVKYAGGAAIGFRYHNDLQAVGDRIKLFPIECIWFFAYSLYGERVPGCWSTTATCGPEPVLYLRDVLLANDLTEGRWIAERILWAHEPFIVSRDFPEFARYNIQLERLRYEAAGYIKPGPSRPPYYMDLLPEQHVESTLEHVRRWQQVRQEVAERLKARAATTA; this is translated from the coding sequence ATGGCTTTCCCGCGCATCGGTGCCAGCGATCTCCGCGGCATCATGGCGTATCCACCGACGCCTGCCAAGCCGAATGCTGGAGATATTGACGCCCGGGACACGGTCGACTTGGACGAGACCGAACGGATGATCAAGCAACTCCTCCAGGATGGCGTCGACAGCATCGCGACCAACGGCACACTCGGGGAAATGGCGACACTCACGCTCGAGGAATGGAAGGCATTCGCGAGTGTCGTCGTCGAAACCGTTCGCGCGCACGATCCGGATTTCCCGCTCTTCATCGGAGCCACGACGCTCAATACCCGCGACACGATCGATCGGATGCGATTTCTTCGCGATATCGGTGCTCCAGGCGTTCTCCTTGGCCGGCCGATGTGGTCGGAGATGACCGCGAAAACGATGATCCGCTTTTACCAAGATGTCGCGGAAGCTGTCCCCGATCTGGCGATCTGCGTTTACGATAATACAGCTGCGTTCCGCGGAATCATTCCCACCGAAGTCTACGAAGCCTTGTCGCGAATTCCTCAGGTCGTCGCAGTGAAGTATGCCGGGGGCGCAGCGATCGGTTTCCGCTACCATAACGATCTCCAGGCAGTCGGCGACCGGATCAAACTCTTCCCGATCGAGTGCATCTGGTTCTTCGCCTACAGCCTCTACGGTGAACGCGTGCCGGGATGCTGGAGCACGACAGCTACCTGCGGCCCCGAGCCAGTGCTCTATCTCCGAGACGTCCTTCTCGCCAACGATCTGACCGAAGGCCGCTGGATCGCCGAGCGCATCCTCTGGGCCCATGAACCGTTCATCGTTAGCCGAGACTTCCCCGAGTTCGCACGCTACAACATTCAGCTCGAGCGTCTCCGCTACGAGGCTGCCGGTTATATCAAGCCCGGTCCGAGTCGGCCGCCTTACTACATGGATCTCCTTCCTGAGCAACACGTCGAGTCCACGCTCGAGCATGTGCGCCGGTGGCAGCAGGTGCGGCAGGAAGTTGCTGAGCGTCTGAAGGCACGCGCGGCGACCACCGCGTAG
- a CDS encoding GntR family transcriptional regulator — MQNLPRVNRIIAPTRSMATAILQEAIAKRQLRPGMRITERALASQLGISRATLREALRELETVGLLQRDSRGHLTVPEFDTNRARAIYELREVLEGLAASLFALRATDDELQRLKDELECLRAAAYAGNVTQYLLCKNRYYAIIIEGARNPVLADFLNSLQWHFRFLRSTSLQAPGRLLRSFNEIEDLTRALCERNPVLAENLARLHIRNAFAALLQRLSHLDTSHNPETDSSMSSTELLEITFGIQ, encoded by the coding sequence ATGCAGAATCTGCCACGAGTCAATCGGATCATCGCTCCGACCCGGAGTATGGCTACGGCTATCTTGCAGGAGGCTATTGCGAAGCGGCAGCTCCGTCCAGGAATGCGCATCACCGAGCGTGCACTCGCCTCGCAGTTAGGCATTTCCCGAGCGACGTTGCGCGAAGCCCTTCGTGAACTCGAGACCGTCGGATTGTTGCAACGTGACTCACGTGGGCATCTGACCGTTCCCGAGTTCGACACGAACCGCGCACGGGCGATCTACGAGCTGCGCGAAGTTCTAGAGGGTCTCGCGGCATCTCTCTTTGCCTTGCGCGCAACTGACGACGAGCTTCAACGGCTGAAAGACGAGCTGGAATGCCTGCGGGCCGCGGCGTACGCAGGTAACGTTACGCAGTATCTCCTGTGCAAGAACAGATACTACGCGATCATCATCGAAGGCGCCCGCAACCCGGTACTCGCCGATTTCCTCAACTCGCTGCAGTGGCACTTCCGCTTCCTACGCTCGACATCGCTGCAAGCTCCTGGTCGCCTTCTCCGCAGCTTCAACGAGATCGAGGATCTTACTCGAGCACTTTGCGAGCGCAATCCGGTACTTGCGGAGAATCTCGCGCGCCTGCATATCCGTAACGCCTTTGCAGCTCTCCTCCAACGTCTCTCGCACTTAGACACCAGTCACAACCCGGAGACGGACAGCTCAATGTCAAGCACGGAGCTGCTAGAAATAACCTTTGGTATTCAGTAA